A genome region from Streptomyces sp. S4.7 includes the following:
- a CDS encoding SpoIIE family protein phosphatase, with translation MNEGSLLRRYEALLGAVPQSVWVMSADGVVTLLMDSGMPERLWHPDGESSWMDAVHPKDRDWFQRAWRKANQQRSSLDTIVRVRLENAPDRFRHIKIIAAPVPDRSGKLEWVGTATDAEDHWRTRMREKLLARMAPVPAAHNLSEAFLTTAAAVVPELADAVAVFHVRGEAQAAFRTSEGVPAAALAERVGLAPGLPPIHPLDADFLLGRAAQAAIESQKAELLTFPPGGPPEDSLSKISVRWLREADATSVALLPVVVDNRTVALATTATCRGNPPSDEADLYLLQDVFQQMSGPLRRTMELQSIRDTALVLQQSFLAAPPTVEGLVITALYHPADSAAEVGGDWYDAVRLSADSLALSIGDIAGHDVDAATAMGRVNSMLRGLAYDSGPAASPAATLSRLDRIVQALDSPSMVTAVHAVLHRQAENAWHIALSNAGHPPPLLIPADAPSRYLHDLAAPDPPLCVGEALPRTDLHAVIREGDTLVLYTDGLVEVPRTDIGDGLRRLREQTDALVRKGASQLTLIRGLLPPVQNRWDDIAVIALQARRER, from the coding sequence GTGAATGAAGGATCTCTCCTCAGACGGTACGAAGCGCTCCTGGGCGCCGTACCGCAGTCCGTCTGGGTGATGTCGGCCGACGGGGTCGTCACTCTGCTGATGGACAGCGGGATGCCGGAGAGGCTGTGGCACCCCGACGGTGAGAGCTCATGGATGGACGCGGTGCATCCGAAGGACCGGGACTGGTTCCAGAGGGCGTGGCGCAAGGCCAATCAGCAGCGGTCCTCCCTCGACACGATCGTACGAGTACGGCTTGAGAACGCCCCCGACCGTTTCCGCCACATCAAGATCATCGCTGCACCTGTCCCGGACCGGAGCGGGAAACTGGAGTGGGTCGGTACCGCCACCGATGCCGAGGACCACTGGCGTACCCGTATGCGGGAGAAGCTGCTGGCCCGTATGGCACCGGTACCGGCCGCGCACAATCTGTCCGAGGCCTTTCTGACCACTGCGGCAGCGGTCGTGCCTGAACTTGCCGACGCCGTCGCCGTCTTCCACGTGCGGGGCGAGGCCCAAGCCGCTTTCCGCACTTCCGAGGGCGTACCGGCCGCGGCGTTGGCGGAGCGGGTGGGGCTGGCCCCCGGACTGCCTCCCATCCACCCGTTGGACGCGGACTTCCTGCTGGGGCGGGCCGCGCAAGCGGCCATCGAGAGCCAGAAGGCGGAGCTGTTGACCTTCCCGCCCGGAGGGCCGCCCGAAGACAGTCTTTCCAAGATCTCCGTCCGGTGGCTGAGGGAGGCCGACGCGACGAGCGTGGCCCTGCTGCCCGTCGTGGTGGACAACCGGACCGTCGCGCTGGCGACCACAGCGACCTGCCGGGGCAACCCGCCCTCGGACGAGGCCGACCTGTACCTGTTGCAGGACGTCTTCCAGCAGATGAGCGGGCCCCTGCGCCGGACGATGGAACTGCAGAGCATCCGCGACACGGCCCTCGTGCTGCAGCAGTCCTTCCTGGCGGCGCCGCCGACCGTCGAAGGTCTCGTCATCACGGCGCTCTACCATCCGGCCGACTCGGCCGCCGAGGTCGGCGGGGACTGGTACGACGCCGTCCGGCTCTCGGCCGACTCACTCGCCCTGTCCATCGGCGACATCGCAGGTCACGACGTGGACGCGGCCACCGCGATGGGGCGTGTCAACAGCATGCTGAGGGGACTCGCCTACGACAGCGGCCCGGCCGCCAGCCCGGCGGCCACCCTGAGCCGGCTCGACCGCATCGTGCAGGCGCTCGACAGCCCGTCGATGGTCACGGCGGTGCACGCGGTCCTGCACCGGCAGGCGGAGAACGCCTGGCACATCGCTCTGTCCAACGCCGGCCACCCGCCACCCCTGCTGATCCCGGCCGACGCGCCGTCGCGTTACCTGCACGACCTCGCGGCCCCGGACCCGCCCCTGTGCGTCGGCGAGGCCCTCCCCCGTACCGACCTCCACGCGGTCATCCGGGAGGGCGACACCTTGGTGCTCTACACCGACGGACTCGTGGAGGTGCCGCGCACGGACATCGGTGACGGTCTGCGGCGCCTGCGTGAGCAGACCGACGCACTGGTCCGGAAGGGGGCATCGCAGCTGACGCTGATCCGAGGGCTCCTGCCGCCCGTCCAGAACCGCTGGGACGACATCGCCGTCATCGCCCTGCAAGCCCGGAGGGAGCGGTGA
- a CDS encoding VOC family protein, with product MSRHPTRRTALQLGAAASAAVVFTGPRASAAAQGRGKGAPPAPTGLLTDLLPQALGTTAGQRPRFSWQVPDLGPRTRQRAYQLEVATTPAGFKNHRLVWSSGPVRGLNHAVLWVRDADASTRFYTETLGLRVVVESGEAPRKAIFSPGTGIRQ from the coding sequence ATGTCCAGACACCCGACGCGCAGAACTGCCCTGCAGCTGGGGGCCGCCGCGTCCGCCGCTGTCGTGTTCACCGGACCCCGGGCGTCCGCCGCCGCGCAGGGCAGAGGCAAGGGCGCGCCCCCTGCGCCCACCGGCCTGCTGACCGACCTGCTGCCGCAGGCTCTGGGTACCACCGCCGGACAACGGCCCCGGTTCAGCTGGCAGGTCCCCGACCTCGGCCCCCGTACCCGCCAGCGCGCCTACCAGCTGGAGGTCGCCACCACCCCGGCCGGGTTCAAGAACCACCGACTGGTCTGGAGCAGCGGGCCGGTCCGAGGGCTCAATCACGCGGTGCTGTGGGTGCGCGACGCGGACGCCAGCACCCGTTTCTACACGGAAACCCTCGGACTCCGGGTGGTCGTCGAATCCGGAGAGGCCCCTCGGAAGGCGATTTTTTCTCCGGGCACCGGAATCCGACAATGA
- a CDS encoding PIG-L family deacetylase gives MNDRPLTLMAVHAHPDDEASGTGGVLARYAAEGIRTVLVTCTDGGCGDGPGGVKPGDPGHDPAAVAAMRRQELKSSCDVLKISDLEMLDYADSGMEGWPSNHAPGSFWQTPVEDSAARLAELMRHYRPDVVVTYDENGFYGHPDHIQAHRITMAALEMTALTPKVYWTTMPRSMMERFGETMREFQEDMPEPDPAETAAMAEIGLPDDEITTWVDTTAFSGQKFDALAAHASQGENIFFLKMGKERFGELMGTETFVRVKDATGAAVPENDLFAGLR, from the coding sequence ATGAATGACCGGCCTTTGACGCTCATGGCAGTGCACGCTCACCCCGACGACGAGGCCTCCGGAACCGGAGGGGTCCTCGCGCGGTACGCGGCGGAAGGCATCCGCACCGTTCTCGTGACGTGTACCGACGGCGGCTGCGGTGACGGGCCGGGGGGCGTCAAGCCGGGCGATCCCGGTCACGATCCGGCGGCCGTCGCCGCGATGCGCCGCCAGGAACTCAAGTCGAGCTGTGACGTCCTGAAGATCAGCGATCTGGAGATGCTGGACTACGCCGACTCCGGGATGGAGGGCTGGCCCAGCAACCACGCCCCCGGATCCTTCTGGCAGACCCCCGTGGAGGACAGCGCCGCCAGACTCGCGGAACTCATGCGGCACTACAGGCCCGATGTGGTCGTCACCTACGACGAGAACGGCTTCTACGGCCACCCCGACCACATCCAGGCCCACCGGATCACGATGGCGGCGCTGGAGATGACCGCGCTGACACCGAAGGTGTACTGGACGACGATGCCCCGCTCGATGATGGAGCGGTTCGGGGAGACCATGCGCGAGTTCCAGGAGGACATGCCGGAGCCGGATCCTGCCGAGACCGCCGCGATGGCCGAGATCGGCCTCCCCGACGACGAGATCACCACGTGGGTGGACACCACCGCCTTCAGCGGCCAGAAGTTCGACGCGCTCGCCGCGCACGCCAGTCAGGGCGAGAACATCTTCTTCCTCAAGATGGGCAAGGAGAGGTTCGGCGAGTTGATGGGCACGGAGACCTTCGTACGTGTCAAAGACGCCACCGGGGCGGCCGTACCCGAGAACGACCTCTTCGCCGGACTGCGCTGA
- a CDS encoding SAM-dependent methyltransferase: MNAPHDRQSGLATSRAHSARVYDYILGGRDHYPVDIEAGDAMCRHWPALPVHMMENRRFMHRAGRFLAEERGIRQFLDVGTGLPTSPNLHEVVQEVAPESHVVYVDNDPVVLAHARALLQSSAEGATAYVDADMHHPDTILDSPEFRDLIDLNRPVGLMVIGILHFILPPDDRRLIKRLLEPLPSGSYLAMTIGTADFAPEEVNRVAEEYRQQNMPMALRDLPTATSFFEGLELEEPGVTQVHTWHPGPEQAGIDGRDIAMYGAVARKP; this comes from the coding sequence ATGAACGCTCCGCACGATCGACAGAGCGGGCTCGCCACCTCGCGCGCCCACTCCGCGCGGGTGTACGACTACATCCTGGGCGGCAGGGATCACTACCCCGTCGACATCGAAGCGGGCGACGCCATGTGCCGGCACTGGCCCGCCCTGCCCGTCCACATGATGGAAAACCGCCGATTCATGCACCGCGCCGGCCGCTTCCTCGCCGAGGAGCGAGGCATTCGGCAGTTCCTCGACGTCGGGACCGGTCTGCCGACCTCGCCCAACCTGCATGAGGTCGTGCAGGAGGTGGCGCCGGAATCACATGTGGTCTACGTCGACAACGATCCCGTCGTCCTCGCCCACGCCCGCGCCCTGCTGCAGAGCTCGGCCGAAGGGGCCACCGCGTACGTGGACGCCGACATGCACCACCCCGACACCATTCTGGACAGCCCCGAGTTCCGCGACCTCATCGATCTGAACCGGCCCGTCGGCCTGATGGTGATCGGCATCCTGCACTTCATCCTGCCTCCGGACGACCGGCGCCTGATCAAGCGGCTGCTGGAACCGCTGCCGTCCGGCAGTTATCTGGCGATGACCATCGGCACCGCCGACTTCGCACCCGAGGAGGTCAACCGGGTGGCGGAGGAGTACAGGCAGCAGAACATGCCCATGGCGCTACGCGATCTCCCCACCGCCACATCGTTCTTCGAGGGACTGGAACTGGAGGAACCAGGAGTCACCCAGGTGCACACCTGGCACCCCGGCCCTGAACAGGCCGGCATCGACGGCCGCGACATCGCCATGTACGGGGCGGTTGCCAGAAAGCCCTGA
- a CDS encoding dihydroorotase, whose protein sequence is MRRSDHAAGLGGPPTHLREPGDTASETIASGTRAAAHGGYSDVLAMANCVPVTDTPERVRHIIERAARTASCRVHPAGAVTSGLAGRDLAPLDGMAAAGALMFSDDGVCVDDPGLLLRALEAARRTGTLVAQHAQCPRLVERGQVNAGAAARATGLPPWPATGEETIVARDVVLAGATGGRLHICHVSTAGTVEIVRWAKSRGWPITAEVTPHHLLLTDLMTRDTDPLHKVTPPLRGAEDVAALRAALRDGTIDAVATDHAPHTASSKDNHWCEAPFGMLGLETALPVVAEALGAGSEPDWGLLATVMSTRPARIAGLADVAGRPLRAGEPATFTLVDPRADWRVDRTESVSASDNTPFHGMTFRHRVVATMVEGRVTADIDGRLTSPARVP, encoded by the coding sequence ATGCGACGGTCTGATCATGCTGCCGGCCTTGGTGGACCTCCAACCCACCTGCGTGAGCCCGGTGACACCGCCTCGGAGACCATCGCGAGCGGCACGAGGGCGGCAGCGCACGGCGGATACTCCGACGTGCTCGCCATGGCCAACTGCGTGCCGGTGACCGACACCCCGGAGCGGGTACGGCACATCATCGAGCGGGCGGCACGAACCGCGTCCTGCCGGGTACACCCGGCGGGGGCCGTCACCAGCGGGCTCGCCGGCCGCGACCTCGCACCCCTGGACGGCATGGCCGCGGCCGGCGCCCTGATGTTCTCCGACGACGGGGTATGTGTCGACGACCCCGGGCTCCTGCTGCGGGCGCTGGAGGCGGCCCGCCGCACGGGAACCCTCGTCGCCCAGCACGCGCAGTGCCCGCGTCTCGTGGAGCGGGGCCAGGTCAACGCCGGCGCGGCGGCGCGGGCCACCGGTCTGCCGCCCTGGCCGGCGACGGGCGAGGAGACGATCGTCGCCCGGGACGTGGTACTCGCCGGGGCCACCGGCGGACGCCTGCACATCTGTCACGTCTCCACGGCGGGCACCGTCGAAATCGTCAGATGGGCCAAGTCGCGAGGCTGGCCGATAACAGCCGAAGTGACCCCGCACCACCTGCTGCTGACCGATCTCATGACGCGCGACACCGACCCTCTGCACAAGGTGACTCCGCCCCTGCGCGGCGCCGAGGACGTGGCGGCGCTGCGCGCGGCCCTGCGCGACGGAACCATCGACGCCGTCGCCACCGACCACGCCCCGCACACCGCGTCGAGCAAGGACAACCACTGGTGCGAGGCGCCCTTCGGCATGCTGGGCCTGGAGACCGCGCTCCCGGTGGTCGCGGAGGCGCTGGGCGCCGGGAGCGAACCCGACTGGGGCCTTCTGGCCACGGTGATGTCGACGCGCCCCGCCCGTATCGCGGGGCTCGCCGACGTGGCGGGCCGTCCGCTGCGCGCGGGGGAGCCCGCGACGTTCACCCTGGTGGACCCCCGGGCCGACTGGCGGGTGGACCGGACCGAGTCGGTCAGCGCGTCGGACAACACCCCGTTCCACGGCATGACGTTCCGCCACCGCGTCGTCGCGACCATGGTCGAGGGTCGCGTCACCGCCGACATCGACGGCAGGCTGACCTCCCCCGCGCGGGTGCCGTAG